Proteins encoded within one genomic window of Posidoniimonas corsicana:
- a CDS encoding co-chaperone GroES: MATATKKKSKVKLEPMNDRVVVERDESEDVTAGGIVLPDSAKDKANRGTIVAVGPGKVLDDGSRGELQVKVGDRVLFTSYAPETIELGDDEYLLMSESDILAVIE, translated from the coding sequence ATGGCGACCGCTACCAAGAAGAAGTCCAAGGTCAAGCTGGAACCGATGAACGACCGGGTGGTTGTCGAGCGTGACGAGTCGGAAGACGTCACCGCCGGCGGCATCGTGCTGCCGGATTCTGCCAAGGACAAGGCCAACCGCGGCACGATTGTGGCCGTGGGCCCCGGCAAGGTGCTGGACGACGGCTCGCGTGGCGAGCTGCAGGTCAAGGTCGGCGATCGCGTGCTGTTCACCAGCTACGCGCCCGAGACCATCGAGCTGGGCGACGATGAGTATCTGCTGATGAGCGAGAGCGACATCCTCGCAGTGATCGAGTAG
- a CDS encoding AMP-dependent synthetase/ligase → MPDNPSAADPRPDIARLFTDTVRRKPDAPALGVIDGGQLSWRTWAELDQAVDQARGELQELGVGEGDIVAHCGPNSPRWIARDLAMLSLGVVHAPLAESIIDRCPLPLYRGQRRRLLSGELVRVARLPPEHRVATLAMTSGTSGEPLAAMLTQANLSSNATAVSDAVGGDGSEVRLSFLPHSHLYARVCDLYAWVYRGSRLALAERRETLMRDIKLVEPTSLNGVPYFYQKVLDHWRADREAGGKSSLREALGGRVRQCFCGGAALSPAVQQAFADEGAPLMNGYGLSEAAPVVAASSLAANKVGTVGPPLAGVEVRVADDGELLVRGPNVMLGYWNNDEATRRVLRDGWLHTGDLGELDEQGRLTVTGRKKEALVLSTGRNASPSRLESLLCASPWVEQACVVGDGRKHLSALIVPNPDRVRGEIRQRRLWVFSRRQALRHTHIREVFAREIAEQLTGLPQHEQIERFTLIPRGFSIERGELTAKLSLRRSGIEQSFRREIEAMYH, encoded by the coding sequence ATGCCAGACAACCCGTCAGCCGCCGACCCCCGGCCCGACATCGCGCGGCTGTTCACCGACACCGTCCGCCGGAAACCCGACGCGCCCGCGTTGGGCGTCATTGACGGCGGTCAGCTGAGCTGGCGCACCTGGGCCGAGCTGGACCAGGCGGTCGACCAGGCCCGCGGCGAGCTGCAAGAACTGGGGGTTGGGGAGGGTGACATCGTCGCCCATTGCGGCCCCAACAGCCCGCGGTGGATCGCCCGCGATCTGGCGATGCTGTCGCTGGGGGTGGTGCACGCGCCGCTGGCCGAGTCGATCATCGACCGCTGCCCGTTGCCGCTGTACCGCGGGCAGCGGCGCCGGTTGCTGTCGGGCGAGCTGGTCCGGGTCGCGCGGCTGCCGCCGGAGCATCGCGTCGCGACGCTGGCGATGACCTCGGGCACCTCCGGCGAGCCCCTGGCCGCCATGCTGACGCAGGCCAACCTGTCGTCCAACGCCACCGCCGTGAGCGACGCCGTCGGCGGCGACGGCAGCGAGGTGCGGCTCTCATTCCTGCCCCACAGCCACCTGTACGCCCGGGTGTGCGACCTGTACGCGTGGGTCTACCGGGGCTCCCGATTGGCGCTGGCCGAGCGCCGCGAGACGCTGATGCGCGACATCAAGCTGGTCGAGCCGACATCGCTCAACGGGGTGCCGTACTTCTACCAGAAGGTGCTCGACCACTGGCGGGCGGACCGCGAGGCCGGCGGCAAGAGCTCGCTCCGCGAGGCGCTGGGCGGGCGGGTGCGGCAGTGCTTCTGTGGCGGCGCCGCGCTCTCGCCGGCCGTGCAGCAGGCGTTCGCCGACGAGGGCGCGCCGCTGATGAACGGCTACGGTCTGAGCGAGGCCGCGCCGGTCGTCGCCGCCAGCAGCCTGGCCGCCAACAAGGTTGGCACGGTCGGCCCGCCGCTGGCCGGCGTCGAGGTCCGCGTGGCCGACGATGGCGAGCTGCTGGTCCGCGGCCCGAACGTGATGCTCGGCTACTGGAACAACGACGAGGCCACCCGCCGCGTGCTGCGGGACGGCTGGCTCCACACGGGCGACCTCGGCGAGTTGGACGAGCAGGGCCGCCTGACTGTCACCGGCAGGAAGAAGGAGGCGCTCGTCCTCTCGACCGGCCGCAACGCGTCGCCCTCGCGGCTCGAGTCGCTTCTGTGCGCGTCGCCTTGGGTCGAGCAGGCGTGCGTCGTGGGCGATGGTCGCAAGCACCTGTCGGCGTTGATCGTGCCCAACCCGGACCGCGTCCGCGGCGAGATCCGCCAGCGGCGGCTGTGGGTGTTCTCCCGCCGGCAGGCCCTGCGGCACACGCACATCCGCGAGGTGTTTGCGCGCGAGATCGCGGAGCAGCTCACCGGTCTGCCGCAGCACGAGCAGATCGAGCGGTTTACGCTCATCCCGCGCGGGTTTAGCATCGAACGCGGCGAGCTGACCGCCAAGCTGAGCCTCCGCCGGAGCGGCATCGAGCAAAGCTTCCGCCGCGAGATCGAAGCGATGTACCACTAG
- a CDS encoding C-terminal binding protein produces MPKHKALYTDFPWSDPDIERAALAEADCELVLSPDNKEETLIAQAAELNPVLIVTCWAPTTARVIDAAPNCRHIARTGIGLDNIDVEHATGKGILVTNVPDYCVREVAEHALAMVMDLGRKLSVCHHATKSGVYDLVAAQPIYRLKGQTLGIIGLGATGTILAELAQAIGMQVIGTNRSQQVPPGVTWKPLDELLAESDYVSLNCPLSDETHQLMNAETFAQMKPTAYLINTARGGIVDHEALAAALDKGQLAGAALDVQTPEPPDLSRPPYNDPRVIVTPHSAFCSPQAITELRERVGRQAREFLLGRTPECVVNPEVLDA; encoded by the coding sequence ATGCCCAAGCACAAAGCCCTCTACACCGACTTCCCCTGGTCCGACCCCGATATCGAGCGCGCCGCGCTCGCCGAGGCCGACTGCGAGCTCGTCCTCTCTCCCGACAACAAAGAGGAGACCCTCATTGCGCAGGCGGCCGAGCTCAACCCGGTGCTGATCGTCACCTGCTGGGCGCCCACCACCGCGCGGGTGATCGACGCCGCGCCCAATTGCCGGCACATCGCTCGGACCGGGATTGGCCTGGACAACATCGATGTTGAGCACGCCACCGGGAAGGGCATCCTGGTCACCAACGTGCCGGACTACTGCGTCCGCGAGGTGGCCGAGCACGCGCTGGCGATGGTCATGGACCTGGGCCGCAAGCTGTCGGTCTGCCACCACGCGACCAAGTCCGGCGTGTACGACCTGGTCGCCGCCCAGCCCATCTACCGACTCAAGGGGCAGACGCTGGGGATCATTGGTCTCGGCGCCACCGGCACGATCCTCGCGGAACTGGCCCAGGCCATCGGCATGCAGGTGATTGGCACGAACCGCTCGCAGCAGGTCCCGCCGGGCGTCACGTGGAAGCCGCTCGACGAGCTCCTGGCCGAGAGCGACTACGTCAGCCTCAACTGCCCGCTGAGCGACGAGACGCACCAACTGATGAACGCGGAGACTTTTGCCCAGATGAAGCCTACCGCGTACCTGATCAACACCGCCCGCGGCGGCATCGTCGACCACGAAGCCCTGGCCGCTGCGCTCGACAAGGGACAACTGGCCGGCGCGGCGCTCGACGTGCAGACCCCTGAGCCGCCCGACCTGTCGCGGCCGCCTTACAATGATCCCCGCGTGATCGTCACGCCGCACTCTGCGTTCTGCTCGCCGCAGGCGATTACCGAGCTCCGCGAGAGGGTGGGGCGCCAGGCAAGGGAGTTCCTGTTAGGCAGGACGCCCGAGTGCGTGGTGAACCCGGAGGTGCTTGATGCTTAG
- a CDS encoding alpha-L-fucosidase: MTNPTRAMLFTAVAAALATLLVPPAAAQAPEATEREERMQWWRDGRFGMFVHWGLYSGLAGTWDGKQVGDRGGMEWIQQRVRADTDAYAKAAIPLFKPKPGFATEWARLAKQAGCRYVVFTTKHHDGFALHDSAVSDYDAGSTLGRDLVREIVDACRAEGLRVGFYHSVIDWHHDQYAYANSQQLPHPLKGKPYPNGQRDHAKYVDYLHAQVDELISNYGPVDVMWWDYSAIDYQGEEAWDAFNLMRKVRAKQPGVIMNNRLFRIPEAGWESMQMAGISARLDPKYGDFITPEQHVPEEGMPGLDWETCMTMNTTWGYNRHDDAWKSPETLVRNLVDIVSKGGNYLLNIGPTGDGSVPQESVECMKAIGEWMDDNSPAIYGATLSEIKNPSWGRITASRDGDAIFLCVFDTPEDGKLLIEGVPAAYSQGKLLGTEMDIEFDRDGETLRLRLPDGAGDSLVPVIQLTKGDRHEE; this comes from the coding sequence ATGACCAACCCAACCCGCGCAATGCTCTTCACAGCCGTGGCCGCCGCCCTGGCGACGCTGCTCGTGCCGCCGGCCGCTGCGCAAGCGCCCGAGGCAACCGAACGAGAGGAGCGGATGCAGTGGTGGCGTGACGGCCGGTTCGGCATGTTCGTCCACTGGGGGCTCTACTCCGGCCTGGCCGGCACGTGGGACGGCAAGCAGGTCGGCGACCGCGGCGGCATGGAGTGGATCCAGCAGCGCGTCCGCGCTGACACGGACGCGTACGCCAAGGCCGCCATCCCGCTGTTCAAGCCGAAGCCAGGATTCGCGACGGAGTGGGCGCGGCTGGCCAAGCAGGCGGGCTGCAGGTACGTGGTGTTCACCACCAAGCACCACGACGGCTTCGCGCTGCACGACTCGGCCGTCAGCGACTACGACGCCGGCTCCACGCTAGGCCGTGACCTGGTCCGCGAGATCGTCGACGCCTGCCGCGCTGAGGGGCTGCGGGTGGGGTTCTACCACTCGGTGATCGACTGGCATCACGACCAGTACGCCTACGCCAACTCGCAGCAGCTGCCCCACCCGCTGAAGGGGAAGCCCTACCCCAACGGCCAGCGCGACCACGCCAAGTACGTCGACTACCTCCACGCGCAGGTCGACGAGCTGATCAGCAACTACGGCCCGGTCGACGTGATGTGGTGGGACTACAGCGCCATCGACTACCAGGGCGAGGAGGCGTGGGACGCGTTCAACCTGATGCGGAAGGTCCGCGCCAAGCAGCCCGGCGTGATCATGAACAACCGCCTGTTCCGGATCCCCGAGGCGGGCTGGGAGAGCATGCAGATGGCGGGCATCTCGGCTCGGCTCGACCCCAAGTACGGCGACTTCATCACGCCTGAGCAGCACGTGCCGGAAGAAGGCATGCCCGGCCTCGACTGGGAGACCTGCATGACCATGAACACCACCTGGGGCTACAACCGGCACGACGACGCGTGGAAGTCGCCGGAGACGCTCGTCCGCAACCTGGTGGACATCGTCAGCAAGGGCGGCAACTACCTGCTGAACATCGGCCCCACCGGCGACGGGTCGGTTCCGCAGGAGAGCGTGGAGTGCATGAAGGCCATCGGCGAGTGGATGGACGACAACAGCCCAGCGATCTACGGCGCCACCCTCAGCGAGATCAAGAACCCCAGCTGGGGCCGGATCACCGCCAGCCGCGACGGCGATGCGATCTTTTTGTGCGTGTTTGATACGCCTGAGGACGGCAAACTCCTGATCGAGGGAGTCCCGGCGGCGTACTCGCAGGGGAAGCTCTTGGGGACCGAAATGGACATCGAATTCGACCGCGACGGCGAAACACTACGGCTGAGACTCCCCGATGGCGCCGGCGACTCGCTTGTCCCGGTGATCCAGCTGACGAAAGGCGATAGGCACGAAGAGTAA
- the pheT gene encoding phenylalanine--tRNA ligase subunit beta yields MIVSKEWLAEYVDLSMPMDELTDRLTITGLNLEGIETVGADTAIDLEVTSNRPDCLGHIGVAREVAVIFGKELKVAAPDANATGSPVEKLTSVTIEADDLCPRYTARVIKGVKIGPSPDWLANRLRSLGIAVINNVVDITNYVMMEIGQPLHAFDFAKLKGGKIVVRHSEQGEAFTAIDHKTYTLTGEEVVIADAERPVALGGVMGGYDTEVTNDTVDVLIEAADFDQMAVRGAARRHVLMSPSSYRFERGVDPEGIDWASRRCCELILELAGGELCEGVIDEGTQEDNRPTIKLRYDQIPRILGIEVERDEVRRILTDLGCEETHNCDHCVKAVPPTWRADLTREADLLEEVARIHGYDRIPEDVGVRMAPSHRTREDVVLERVRHAMTAAGFDEALTLSAVDENTSEAFAPWTTEAPLATGTPVLRRANRLRQSVVPSLLECRRTNETQSNPTIELFEIAKVYLPKPGALPDEKRVLALTSGGGFREVKGVVETLLAHIAPDLAWSVESTGHELLDAARSCQLMVEGEQLGVLGELSQPGMDRFNLRGGSTIAEIDLAPIVTAARLVPTAGPLSSHQPVSRDLNVVLDESVRWADVERIARAEAGALIESISFQDDSYRDPKQLGEGKKSVLFSIVLRKPDGAFTSEEADAVRDKIVAQLGKELGGKLRA; encoded by the coding sequence ATGATCGTCTCCAAAGAATGGCTCGCCGAGTACGTGGACCTCTCCATGCCGATGGACGAGCTAACCGACCGGCTTACGATCACCGGGCTCAACCTCGAGGGGATTGAGACCGTCGGCGCCGACACGGCCATCGACCTGGAGGTCACCAGTAACCGGCCCGACTGCCTGGGGCACATCGGCGTGGCGCGGGAGGTAGCGGTGATCTTTGGGAAGGAGCTCAAGGTTGCCGCTCCGGACGCCAACGCGACCGGCTCTCCGGTTGAGAAGCTCACCAGCGTCACGATCGAGGCCGACGACCTCTGCCCCCGCTACACGGCCCGGGTGATCAAGGGGGTGAAGATCGGCCCCAGCCCGGACTGGTTGGCCAATCGGCTCCGCTCGCTGGGGATCGCGGTAATCAACAACGTGGTGGACATCACCAACTACGTGATGATGGAGATCGGCCAGCCGCTGCACGCGTTCGACTTCGCGAAGTTGAAGGGGGGCAAGATCGTCGTCCGCCATAGCGAGCAGGGCGAAGCGTTCACCGCCATCGACCACAAGACCTACACGCTGACCGGCGAGGAGGTGGTGATCGCCGACGCCGAGCGGCCGGTCGCCCTGGGCGGCGTGATGGGGGGCTACGACACGGAAGTGACCAACGACACAGTCGACGTGCTGATCGAGGCCGCCGACTTCGACCAGATGGCGGTCCGCGGCGCCGCACGGCGGCACGTTCTCATGAGCCCCTCCAGCTACCGCTTCGAACGCGGCGTGGACCCGGAAGGGATCGACTGGGCCAGCCGCCGCTGCTGCGAGCTGATCCTCGAGCTGGCCGGCGGCGAGCTGTGCGAGGGTGTCATCGACGAGGGGACTCAAGAGGACAACCGCCCCACCATCAAACTCCGCTACGACCAGATCCCCCGCATCCTGGGCATCGAAGTCGAGCGGGACGAGGTGCGGCGGATCCTCACCGACCTCGGCTGCGAGGAGACCCACAACTGCGACCACTGCGTCAAGGCGGTCCCGCCGACCTGGCGGGCGGACCTCACCCGCGAGGCCGACCTGCTGGAAGAGGTCGCGCGGATCCACGGCTACGACCGCATCCCGGAGGACGTCGGCGTGCGGATGGCGCCGTCGCACCGCACGCGGGAGGACGTCGTGCTCGAGCGGGTGCGGCACGCAATGACCGCCGCCGGCTTCGACGAAGCGCTCACCCTCAGCGCCGTGGACGAGAACACTTCCGAGGCGTTCGCCCCCTGGACCACCGAGGCGCCGCTGGCGACCGGCACGCCCGTCCTGCGCCGCGCCAACCGCCTGCGGCAGAGTGTCGTGCCGAGTTTGCTCGAGTGCCGCCGCACCAACGAGACCCAGTCCAACCCCACGATCGAGCTGTTCGAGATCGCCAAGGTCTACCTCCCCAAGCCGGGCGCCCTGCCCGATGAGAAGCGTGTGCTGGCGCTGACCTCCGGCGGCGGCTTCCGCGAGGTGAAGGGCGTCGTGGAGACGCTGCTCGCCCACATCGCGCCGGACCTGGCGTGGAGCGTCGAGTCGACCGGGCACGAGCTGCTCGACGCCGCCCGCAGCTGCCAGCTGATGGTGGAGGGTGAGCAGCTGGGGGTGCTGGGGGAACTCTCGCAGCCGGGCATGGACCGCTTCAACCTCCGCGGCGGATCGACCATCGCGGAGATCGACCTGGCGCCGATTGTCACCGCCGCCCGCTTGGTGCCGACCGCCGGCCCGCTGTCGAGCCACCAACCGGTTTCGCGCGACCTGAACGTCGTGCTGGACGAGTCGGTCCGCTGGGCCGACGTTGAGCGGATCGCCCGCGCCGAGGCCGGCGCGCTGATCGAGTCGATCAGCTTCCAGGACGACTCGTACCGCGACCCGAAGCAGCTCGGCGAGGGGAAGAAGAGCGTGCTATTCAGCATCGTGCTCCGCAAGCCCGACGGCGCGTTCACCAGCGAAGAGGCCGACGCGGTGCGCGACAAGATCGTCGCGCAGCTCGGCAAAGAGCTCGGCGGGAAGCTGCGGGCCTAG
- the pheS gene encoding phenylalanine--tRNA ligase subunit alpha, whose translation MALSDFIAELESLASDAQSAFDAAADPDALEVARVEFLGAKAGRLKAVQKGMGKVDKADKPAAGQKLNAVKQSIESAFEASTKRLACGESGGATEAFDPTVPGRPFRLGHLHPITQTIERMKEIMGRLGFTAVEGPEIEDDWHNFEALNIPLSHPARDPLDNFYLGVAENGSEVGGQGSGTTRAAHGPDGKPLLLRSQTSTVQIRVMEDTEPPVRIVSLGRVYRPDTADATHYPMFHQIEGLLIDKQVTMADLKSVLRMFCQAYYGEQEDVHVRFRTSFFPFTEPSVEVDINWQGGWMEIGGAGMVDPNVLRAVGYDPEEVSGFAFGMGVERIAMRQHGIRDIRDLYANDVRFLSQF comes from the coding sequence GTGGCCCTCTCTGACTTCATCGCCGAGCTCGAGTCGCTCGCCTCGGACGCGCAATCCGCGTTCGACGCGGCCGCCGACCCCGATGCGCTCGAGGTCGCCCGGGTCGAGTTCCTCGGCGCCAAGGCGGGCCGGCTGAAGGCCGTGCAGAAGGGGATGGGCAAGGTCGACAAGGCCGACAAGCCCGCCGCAGGTCAGAAGCTCAACGCGGTCAAGCAGTCCATCGAGTCGGCGTTCGAGGCTTCGACGAAGCGGCTCGCCTGTGGCGAGTCCGGCGGCGCGACCGAAGCCTTCGACCCTACCGTGCCCGGACGCCCCTTCCGGCTGGGCCATCTGCACCCGATCACGCAGACGATCGAGCGGATGAAGGAGATTATGGGCCGGCTCGGCTTCACCGCGGTCGAGGGCCCGGAGATCGAAGACGACTGGCACAACTTCGAGGCGCTCAACATCCCGCTGAGCCATCCGGCGCGGGACCCGCTGGACAACTTCTATCTCGGCGTTGCTGAGAATGGGTCAGAGGTTGGGGGTCAGGGGTCAGGAACGACCAGGGCCGCGCACGGCCCGGACGGCAAGCCCTTGCTGCTCCGCAGCCAGACTTCCACGGTGCAGATCCGCGTGATGGAAGACACAGAGCCGCCGGTGCGGATTGTGTCCCTCGGCCGCGTGTACCGGCCCGACACGGCCGACGCGACGCACTACCCGATGTTCCACCAGATCGAGGGCCTGCTGATCGACAAGCAGGTCACGATGGCGGACCTCAAGAGCGTGCTGCGGATGTTCTGCCAGGCGTACTACGGCGAGCAGGAAGACGTGCACGTGCGGTTCCGCACCAGCTTCTTCCCGTTCACCGAGCCGAGCGTCGAGGTCGACATCAACTGGCAGGGCGGCTGGATGGAGATCGGCGGCGCCGGCATGGTCGACCCTAACGTGCTGCGGGCCGTGGGCTACGACCCCGAAGAGGTCAGCGGCTTCGCCTTCGGCATGGGCGTGGAGCGGATCGCCATGCGTCAGCATGGCATCCGCGACATCCGCGACCTCTACGCAAACGACGTGCGTTTCCTGTCGCAGTTCTGA
- the rplT gene encoding 50S ribosomal protein L20 produces MRTTVGAARHKKKKRQFKEAKGRRGGRGKLLRTMKETTVKAGAYSFRDRKARAREFRKLWIIRINAACRAEGLRYSEFIHGLKQAGIEMDRKTLSQLAIDDPAAFTAVCTKVKEVLAA; encoded by the coding sequence ATGCGCACCACCGTTGGCGCCGCACGGCACAAGAAGAAGAAGCGTCAGTTCAAAGAGGCCAAGGGCCGGCGCGGCGGGCGGGGCAAGCTGCTCCGCACCATGAAGGAGACCACGGTCAAGGCGGGAGCCTACAGCTTCCGCGACCGCAAGGCCCGCGCCCGCGAGTTCCGCAAGCTGTGGATCATCCGCATCAACGCCGCCTGCCGGGCGGAGGGCCTGCGCTACAGCGAGTTCATCCACGGCCTGAAGCAGGCCGGCATCGAGATGGACCGCAAGACGCTCAGCCAGCTGGCCATCGACGACCCGGCCGCGTTCACCGCGGTCTGCACGAAGGTCAAAGAGGTCCTGGCGGCCTAG
- the rpmI gene encoding 50S ribosomal protein L35, protein MPKQKTHKGTKKRFRLSAKGKALHRQSGTSHLAGRMSQKRKRNLRGTTVTAEASARAIREALAGNSY, encoded by the coding sequence ATGCCCAAGCAGAAGACCCACAAAGGGACCAAGAAGCGGTTCCGCCTGTCCGCCAAGGGCAAGGCGCTGCACCGCCAGTCCGGCACCAGCCACCTGGCTGGCCGCATGAGCCAGAAGCGCAAGCGCAACCTCCGCGGCACCACCGTGACCGCCGAGGCCTCTGCCCGCGCTATCCGCGAAGCCCTGGCCGGCAACAGCTACTGA